The region GAGCTTGGAATCGTCCACGACGATGACGTTCATGCGACTCGCGTGGTTCACGATCTTTTCCCGTGCGTGCGCGCCGCCGCCGCCCTTGATCAAATCCAAGCGCTCGCTCACCTCGTCGGCGCCGTCCACGGTCACGTCGATGTGCCAGGGACCGTCGTCCCCCAACAGCGGAATGCCGAGCCCTTCCGCCTGCGCTCGGCTCGCCTGACTGGTCGGCACGCCGACGAGCTTGCGCCCGGCGCGCACCAGCTCCCCCACGCCGTCGATGAACAGCTTCGCCGTCGATCCGGTGCCGAGGCCGACGACACCTGTTTCCGGAAGCAGCTCCAGTGCCGCCCGCGCCGCCGCTGCCTTGGCTTGCATTTGATCCATGCGCGGAGTCGAGCGCCGTGGCCGCGGTGGGTCAAGGCGAGAGGGGGGTCCCGCGCCGCAGCGACAAAATCAAGCAGCAGCAGGGTGTTGGTGCGCCGCGGAAGCTCAGGGCAAGCAGCAGCAGGGTGTTGGTGCGCCGCGAGCCGCTGCGGAACCCCACCCCTTCGGGTATCGCGAAGCGCGTTCGAAGGAGGGGAAGCTCAGGGCAAGCAGCGGTCGGATTCGCGTCGGACCGAGCTCGAGAGCGCTCAGCGCTGGCAGTCAGGGCAAAAGTGACTGGAGCGCGTGGCGATCACGACGCGGCGGATGGGGGCGCCGCAGCGTTTGCAGGGCTCGCCGGTGCGCGCGTACACGTGGCGCTCGTCCTGGTAGCCGCCGTCCTGTCCGTCGGGGCGCACGTAGTCGCTGATGCTCGATCCCCCCGTCTCGATGCTGCGCGTGAGCACCCGGATCACGGCTGCGGCGATGGCGTCCCACTCGGCGCGCTTCACCCGATGGGCGCCCCGGGTCGGCCGTACGCCCGCGAGGTACAGCGCTTCGTCTGCGTAGATGTTGCCCACTCCGGCCAGCACGGCTTGGTCGAGGAGCAGCGATTTCACCGGCGTTTTCCGGCGCGCCGCTGCGGCTCGCAAATGCTCGCCACTGGCACGCAAGGCGTCGGGTCCCAGTCGATCGAGACGCGCGTCGCTTTGCCCCGGTCGCAGATGCAAGACCTTGCCGAACTTGCGAACGTCCCGAAAAAATACGTCGGGCCCCCGGTCGCCAAACACGATCCGCAAATGCGTGTGCACGTCCGGCGCGAAGCGGCTCTGTAGCTCGGGGCTCAGGGAGGCGCGCGCCGTCGCGCTCAAGAGTCGCGGGCTCGTGGCCACGGAGGAGAAAAGCTGGCCCGTCATTCCCAGGTGCAAGAGCAGTCGCGAGCCATCGTCGAGCTCCGCGAGCAGATACTTCCCATGGCGGCGAAGGGCGCGCACTTCGCGTCCCAGGAGCTTCTTCTTCAGCGCGGGCGGCTTCGTCAAAAAGAAGTAGCTGTCACGCGTCGTGTGCACCTCGCGGATACGCCTGCCCACGAGCCAGGGCTCGATCGTACGCCGCGTGACCTCGACCTCGGGCAGCTCGGGCACGTCAGAGCTGCTCGGCCTTGGTGCAGGTGTCCTTGGCCGGATCGTACTCGGCGGGACACTTGGCGGTGACCTCCGGCAGCGGGACCACGGCGCCGATGGTCACCGGCGTGGTGTCGAAGCGCATGCCGAAGGTGGTGCCATCACACGGCTCGCCGGCAACGTAGCTCTTGGACGCGTAGTCTGCGCCGCGGCAGATGAACTGCTTGGTCGCCGCGTAGGTCGAGCTGTTGGTGCACAGCGGCACGCCGAGCAGATCCGAGGTCATCTGCGGGATGAGCAAGATCAAGGAGTCTGCCGTGGCCCAGCCGCTCATCAGGCCGTTTTCCAGCTTGCGCGTGCCACTGGCGGCGTCGAACACCACGTCCGCCTGCATCTCCACGTCGTAAACGTCCATGTACACGTTGGCGAAGGCGTACAGCACGTGGTCGAAGTGCGCGACGAGCTTGCTCTCGTTCACGTAGGCGCTGGTGCTGGTGTAGGTCGCGGGCGCGGTATCGCTGCCGCTGCCGGTGACGCTGAGCTCGGAAGCGACGGGCCAAGCATCCGTGCCGTCGAGCTTGGGGGGCTTGCCGCCGGGTGCTTTCGTGGTGGCCAGCGCCACCACCCACTTCACCGTGACCTTCAAGTCTTCCGAAAAGCCGTTCCAGTCCGAGACCTCGAACAAGCCTACCGGCGCGAAGGTGCCGGCCCCTATCGCCTTGGTCACGATGGGGCCGCTCACCACGTCGGTGCCAAACACGTCCTTCTGGCGCGAGAGCATGCGACCGACGCCGTTGTCCTCGCCGTGGATGCCGTCCGTCGCGTCGCCTTCGGTCCAGGGCGCGGGCTGACACACTGCGGGATCCGGATGACCGGTGCAGGTGCGGTCGAGATCGAAGCCGACGCTCAGGTAATCCGGAACACCGCCCGTGGTGCCTTCGCCGAAGTCGACCGTCCTGGTCACACCCGTGAACGTGGTGGTGCCCGGATCGTCCGCCACCTCTGGCGGGCCGATGGGCTCGGCGCTCACGCACACCTCGGCGTCCCCGGTGCCGGAATCCTGCGTCGGCCGGGGGGACACGTTGTCGAAGTCCGCGCCGATGATCTTGGCGCAGGCGCTGGCGGCCAAGAGCGCGGCAACGGTGGCGGCGGCTCGTCGCATCAGAAGGCTCCGCGGAAGCCGAGGACGGCGCCATTGGGCCGCTCGGCTTCCGGAGGGGTGGTGACCAGCACGTACGCACCCACCCCCAGTGCGGCAGCGCCCGCGGCGAACGCGATGGTGCTCACCGTGGCGAAGGTCTTGCCGGTGTCCGCTGCGTCGAGTCCGTCCGGGCCGCACACTCGGCGTCCGCCCTGGGTCTCGCAGTCGTCATCCATCGTGTTCTTCTTGGACAGCGCGAGATAGCCCGTAGCAGAGCCCACCAGCAGGCCGGCGCCGCCCACGCCCACCAGCACCCACCCCAAGGTGTTGCTCGAGCCCGCCGGCTTCAGCTGCTTTGCTGGCGCGGGTTTCGGCTTCGGTTTCGATTCGGGCTTGGGCTTGGGTGTGACCGCGGTCGGCTCGGGAAGCTTCTCCCCCGCCTCCACCGTCAGCGTCTCGTGCGCGCCTTCGGCAAGCTTCTTCTTGTACAGCTTGTCGCGGTGCCCGGGGGCAACGACTCGAATTTCGTGATCTCCGGGATCGACCGGCAGCTCCACTCCCAAGGAGGGGCGCCCCAAGCGCACGCCGTCGCGGTTGATCTCGGTTCCCTCGGGAGCGCCAGGTGCCAGCTCGATGGTCAGGCGTGGAATGCGTTTGTCGATGGCCTTGGCGCGTTGCTCCACCCCCGCGCGCCGTTCGTCCCCCGGAGGTAGCGCGCGCAGCGCCTGCTGCCACGTCTCCCACGCCAGCGCGAGGTTATCGAGCTTCTCGTTGCAGGCGGCCAAGTTGATCAGCGTGCCCACTGCCGGATCCAAGCGCTGGCTCTCCGCGAAGCGCGCGCAGGCGATCCGATAGTCCCCGGCGTCGAACGCCTTGCGCCCCTCGGTGAACAGCGCTTCGGCCGCCGCGGGATCGCGTCCCTGCGCCAAGACGGAGGGCGCCGCCAGGAGCAGCGCGACGAGCACCAAGGCACGAGCCATGGGCGGGATTATCACGCGCCTATTTGCGCTTAGTGAAGATGTCGACGGTCGGATCCGGTTTGGGCTCGGCTTTTTTCGTCGGTTTCGCACTGGGGCGAACCGTCTTCACGGGCAGCTTCGCCGTTTCCGCCGGGGGAGCGGCCGCGGCGTCCGTCTCGTCCAGAGCCACGGAAGCGCTGGGGGCCGGCGCCGGCGGGACTTCTGGCTTGGGCTCGAGTTTTGCGGTTTCTTGGGGTTGGCCCGGCGCGGTAACGACCGGCTCGGAGCTCGAGACAGGGGTCCGGCGCACCTCGGCGCGGCCCCCCACCATCACCCAGCCCGCCGCGCCGGCACCCGCGAGCAGCACCGCCGGCAACACCCAGCGAGATCGCTTGGAGGTCCGGGGGATGGCTGCGTCCGACACCGGCCGCGTGGTGGTGCCCCGCAGGTGCTCGCCGCTGGGATCCGCCATGGTGGGCGCCTCGGAGCGGATCTTGGCGGTGCGGCGATCCTGAGCCACGGAGATGCGCGCGCTGGCGATGGGCTCGTGGCACAGCGCTTCGTAAGCTTCTCGCACGGCATCTTGCATGGCGCGGGCGTCGGGCCAGCGCTCGTGTTTGTCGTAGCAGAGCGCGCGATCCACC is a window of Polyangiaceae bacterium DNA encoding:
- the rpiA gene encoding ribose-5-phosphate isomerase RpiA, whose product is MDQMQAKAAAARAALELLPETGVVGLGTGSTAKLFIDGVGELVRAGRKLVGVPTSQASRAQAEGLGIPLLGDDGPWHIDVTVDGADEVSERLDLIKGGGGAHAREKIVNHASRMNVIVVDDSKLSKQLGERWAVPVEVLEFGHAATRDVLARLGEVKLRLREGAPWKTDAGNLIYDLHMGVIADPAALERELGVIPGVVETGLFVGRAQRVIVAGPEGVRTLEPRS
- the mutM gene encoding bifunctional DNA-formamidopyrimidine glycosylase/DNA-(apurinic or apyrimidinic site) lyase, with amino-acid sequence MPELPEVEVTRRTIEPWLVGRRIREVHTTRDSYFFLTKPPALKKKLLGREVRALRRHGKYLLAELDDGSRLLLHLGMTGQLFSSVATSPRLLSATARASLSPELQSRFAPDVHTHLRIVFGDRGPDVFFRDVRKFGKVLHLRPGQSDARLDRLGPDALRASGEHLRAAAARRKTPVKSLLLDQAVLAGVGNIYADEALYLAGVRPTRGAHRVKRAEWDAIAAAVIRVLTRSIETGGSSISDYVRPDGQDGGYQDERHVYARTGEPCKRCGAPIRRVVIATRSSHFCPDCQR